One Acetobacter oryzoeni genomic window, CTGTGGCTTATCGTCAGATGTCCCTGCTGCTGCGTCGTCCGCCAGGCCGTGAAGCTTATCCGGGTGACGTGTTCTTCCTGCATTCTCGTTTGCTGGAACGCGCTGCGAAGATGTCTGATGAATATGGCGCAGGTTCGCTCACGGCTCTGCCTGTTATTGAAACGCAGGCTGGTGACGTTTCTGCCTATATTCCGACAAACGTTATTTCCATTACAGATGGTCAGATCTTCCTTGAAACCGACCTGTTCTATCGCGGTATTCGCCCTGCGGTGAACGTGGGTGGTTCTGTGTCTCGTGTGGGTTCTGCTGCACAGATCAAAGCCATGAAGCAGGTTGCAGGTAAGATTAAGCTGGAACTGGCGCAGTATCGTGAAATGGCTGCGTTCTCTCAGTTTGCATCTGACCTTGATCCGGCAACCCAGAAGATGTTGGCACGTGGTGCCCGTCTGGTTGAGTTGCTGAAGCAGAGCCAGTCTTCTCCGCTTACCGTTGAAGAACAGGTTGTTGTGCTTTTTGCAGGCACCCGTGGTTTTGTTGATGGTATTGCTGTCGATAAGGTTGTGAGTTGGGAACGTGCGCTGCTGAACGATGTGCGCAGCGCAGGTAAAGATATTCTGGATACCATTAAAAAGGAAAAGGCTCTTTCCAAAGATCTGGAAGCACGCCTGACAGAATACCTGACAACCTTCAACCGCAACTTTGCCGGCTAAGAGGGTAGAATCGTCCAATGGCTTCCCTGAAGGAACTCCGCGCGCGTATCGGAAGTATCAAATCGACACGGAAGATCACGAGCGCCATGAAAATGGTGGCGGCTGCCAAGCTGCGGCGGGCTCAGGCCAGTGCGGAAGCCGCACGTCCCTACGCAGCGGCCATGCGTCGTATGCTAGGTGAGCTTGCTGCTGCTACAAAAGGTGAGGACGGTGGTCCGCGCCTTTTGGCAGGCACAGGTCAGGATAAGGTGCATCTGTTGGTGCCGTTGAACAGTGACCGCGGGCTTTGTGGCGGTTTTAACTCCAATGTGCATCGCTTGACAGTGCAGACAATCCGTCGCCTTCAGTCTGAAGGTAAAACGGTCAAGTTGCTGCCTGTTGGCCGCCGTGCATTCAACTTCTTTTCTCGTGATTATGCTGATCTTATCATTGATAAGGTTATCGGCGTTAGCGGTAAGGAAGTACCTTTTTCTGCTGCCAGCAATCTGGGTGAAAAAATCAACACCCTGCTGGAAGCAGGAGAGATTGATGTCTGCTCCCTTGTGTTCAACAAGTTTAAAAACGCGATGACACAGGTGCCGACATGTCAGCAGCTGGTGCCCATGGTTATGGATGAGGCAGAAGAAAAACCTGCTGCGGCATCTAATGATGTGGCTCTGTATGAATTTGAACCAGATGAAGCAACGCTGCTGGAAATGCTGCTGCCGCGTAATCTGCAAGTTCAGATTTATGCTTCGCTGCTTGAAACCGCAGCGGGCGAAAACGGTGCCCGTATGACGGCAATGGATAACGCAACGCGTAATGCTGGGCGTTCCATTGATAGTCTGAGCAAGGTTTATAACAGAACTCGCCAGACAAACATTACTAACGAACTGATCGAAATCATTTCGGGCGCACAGGCTGTCTGAGCCCGCTCGTTTGCCCCGCAGGAGCTGACCCATGTCGGATACCACAACCCAGACCCAGGCCCCTGCGGCCACGAAGACCAATGCAGTTGGCCGCATTACCGAGATTAAGGGCCCGGTTGTTGACGTGCAGTTCGAAGGTGAACTGCCTAAAATTCTGAATGCCTTGCACGTCAAGCTGGGTGATCAGACACTGGTGCTGGAAGTTGCGCAGGAAATTGGTGAGCACGAAGTGCGCTGCATTGCCATGGACAGCACAGACGGTTTGGTCCGTGGTGCAGAAGTGGCTGATACAGGCGCACAGATTTCTGTGCCGGTTGGCCCGGAAACACTCGGCCGTATCCTGAACGTTATTGGCGAGCCGATTGACGAAAAAGGTCCGATCCCGACCTCACGTCGCGCTCCTATTCACCGTCAGGCACCTGCTTTTGAAGATCAGGCCGCCGCATCAGAAATTCTGATGACCGGCATTAAGGTTGTTGATTTGCTTTGCCCCTACCTTAAAGGTGGTAAGATCGGCCTGTTTGGTGGTGCCGGTGTGGGCAAAACCGTTATTATTCAGGAACTGATCAACAACATTGCAAAGGCGCACGGTGGTGTGTCTGTGTTTGCTGGTGTTGGTGAACGTACCCGTGAAGGGAACGACCTGTATTACGAAATGCAGGACGCTGGCGTTATCAAACTGGGTGAAAACGGTTCTACCGAAGGCTCCAAAGTGGCGCTTGTGTTCGGGCAGATGAACGAACCGCCGGGTGCACGTGCGCGCGTTGCTCTGACGGGTCTGACGCTGGCTGAATACTTCCGTGACGAAGAAAATCAGGACGTTCTGTTCTTCGTTGATAACATTTTCCGCTTTACGCAGGCTGGTTCGGAAGTGTCCGCTCTGCTGGGTCGTATTCCTTCCGCCGTGGGTTATCAGCCTACGCTGGCTACGGAAATGGGTGCCCTGCAGGAACGTATTACATCCACCAAAAAGGGCTCCATTACATCTGTGCAGGCCGTGTACGTGCCCGCCGATGACTTGACTGACCCTGCACCTGCCGCAACTTTTGCCCACTTGGATGCAACTACGGTTCTTAACCGTTCAATTGCAGAAATGGGTATTTATCCTGCCGTGGATCCGCTGGATTCCACATCTCGTGCTCTGGACCCGCAGATTGTTGGTCAGGAACATTATGATGTGGCCTGTGAAGTGCAGCGTATTCTGCAGACCTACAAATCTCTGCAGGATATCATTGCCATTCTGGGTATGGATGAACTGTCTGAAGACGATAAGCTGATTGTGGCACGTGCTCGTCGTATCCAGCGCTTCCTGTCTCAGCCGTTCCATGTGGCAGAAGTGTTTACGGGTGCACCGGGTAAGCTGGTTTCTGTTGCCGATACCGTGCGTTCCTTTAAAGCCATCTGCGCTGGTGAATATGACGATCTGCCAGAAGCTGCCTTCTACATGGTAGGTTCTATCGAAGACGTTGTTGCCAAAGCAGAAAAAATGAGAGAGTCGGTTTAATAACCGACTCCGGGAAGGAGCGCATTCATGCCGATCCAGATTGAGATAATCAGTCCTGAAAAGGTTCTGGTGTCGCGTGAAGTAGATATGGCTGTTCTGCCTGGTATGGAAGGTGATATTGCCGCCATGCCAGAACGGGCACCCATGATGCTTCTTCTGCGTGGTGGTGTTGTTGCCCTGTATGACGGGGATACAGTGAACGATCGTTACTTTGTTGGCGGTGGCTTTGCAGACATTACCCCCACACGCTGCACCGTATTGGCTGACAAGGCTGTGCCGGTAAGCGAAATTTCTATTGATAATGCAACAGCTCAGCTGGAAGCGTTGTCTGAAGCTTGGGATCAGGCAGATAAAACGGATACAACCCGTTTGAGTGTGCTGCAGGATCAGATTCAGGCTGTGCGTGCTGAAATCGAGGCAGGCTCTCCCGCCAGCTGAGGTTGTTGAGAATGTTCTAAAAAAAGCCACCTAATATGGTGGCTTTTTTTTATGCCTAATTAGCCGCGACCACGATAGGTGGGCACATCTTGTGCAGGCACCCATACACCAGCAGGTGGTTCACCCGTTTGCCAGAATACATCAATCGGAATACCGCCGCGGGGGTACCAGTAAGCACCAATTCTCAGCCAGCGTGGCGCTAGCCTTTCAACAAGGGTATTCGCAATCTGGATTGAGCAAGCTTCATGAAAAGCGCCATGGTTACGGAAGCTGGTGAGGTACAACTTCAGTGATTTGCTTTCTACAATCCATTTATCCGGCACATAATCAATAACAATGTGTGCAAAGTCCGGCTGGCCGGTAATGGGGCAAAGCGATGTAAACTCTGGTGCGGTGAAGCGTACAAGATAGTGTTTATCTGGGTAAGGGGCGGGCACACGTTCCAGAATGGCTTCTTCTGGGCTTTGCGGGGCAGCAACCTGCTTTCCTAGTTGGGTTAACTGGTCGCGGCCATCATCGGCTGGGGTCATTTTGTTTTCCTGCACATGTGGTTTTTTGCAGATGTTCCGTGCCTTGGCTTTTTCGTCAAGTTTCACGTGTAACGTTTGGTCACTTCTTTTTCTAACAGTCTGGATGTATGAAGAAAAACATGGCCAGATCAGCAACCCCTGCATTCCCTCCCGCGCGCCTTATTTCCTCTACTCAGGAGTTAGAGGCGGCTCTTGCACCCTTTCATAATGAAAGCTTCGTAACGGTTGATACGGAGTTTATGCGGGAGCAAACATACTGGCCCGAACTCTGTCTGGTTCAGATTGGTGCGGTTCATGATGTCGTGCTGATAGATGCGCTGGCTGAAGGTATTGATCTGACCCCGCTGAAAAATCTCTTTGCAGATACGGCAGTGCTGAAGGTGTTTCACGCAGCCCGGCAAGATCTGGAAATTTTTCTGCACCTGTTTGATGCCTTGCCGACTCCGCTTTTTGATACGCAAGTTGCCGCGATGGTTGCTGGGTTTGGAGATCAGGTTGGGTATGACAGTCTGGTTGGTTCCTTAACCGGACATATGATTGATAAAAGCCACCGCTTTACAGATTGGTCTGTGCGGCCATTGTCCCCGGCCCAGCTGACATATGCTGCGGGCGATGTAACGTGGTTGCGGCTGGTTTATGAGCGGCTTGTTAAAAAACTGGAGCAGGAAAAGCGTTTGGATTGGGTTGCGGCTGAAATGGCCGAGCTAGAAGACCCTGCCACATTTCGCCCAGACCCGGAAAAACAGTGGGAGCGTTTACGTGCACGCACCAATAACCGGCGTATGCTGGCAGTGTTGCGTGCCATTGCTGCCTTGCGTGAGCGTGAAGCCCAGCGCGTGAATGTTCCGCGTCAACGACTGGTGAAAGACGAAAGCCTGCTGGAAATTGCAGCAACGACGCCAGCAACAACTGAAGCTTTAACGCGTGTTCGCGGTGTTTCTCGTGGGTTGGCAGAAGGGCGTACGGGCCAAGCTTTGTTGCAGGCTATCAAGCAGGCACAGGCTTTGCCAGACTCGGAACTTCCGCGTTCTCCACGCAGCAAGAGCAAAGATACACCAAGGCCGTCAGCATCGTTGGTGGCATTGTTGAAGGTGCTTTTAACATCTTGCTGTGAAAAG contains:
- the queF gene encoding preQ(1) synthase, translated to MTPADDGRDQLTQLGKQVAAPQSPEEAILERVPAPYPDKHYLVRFTAPEFTSLCPITGQPDFAHIVIDYVPDKWIVESKSLKLYLTSFRNHGAFHEACSIQIANTLVERLAPRWLRIGAYWYPRGGIPIDVFWQTGEPPAGVWVPAQDVPTYRGRG
- the atpC gene encoding ATP synthase F1 subunit epsilon, which gives rise to MPIQIEIISPEKVLVSREVDMAVLPGMEGDIAAMPERAPMMLLLRGGVVALYDGDTVNDRYFVGGGFADITPTRCTVLADKAVPVSEISIDNATAQLEALSEAWDQADKTDTTRLSVLQDQIQAVRAEIEAGSPAS
- a CDS encoding F0F1 ATP synthase subunit gamma, which translates into the protein MASLKELRARIGSIKSTRKITSAMKMVAAAKLRRAQASAEAARPYAAAMRRMLGELAAATKGEDGGPRLLAGTGQDKVHLLVPLNSDRGLCGGFNSNVHRLTVQTIRRLQSEGKTVKLLPVGRRAFNFFSRDYADLIIDKVIGVSGKEVPFSAASNLGEKINTLLEAGEIDVCSLVFNKFKNAMTQVPTCQQLVPMVMDEAEEKPAAASNDVALYEFEPDEATLLEMLLPRNLQVQIYASLLETAAGENGARMTAMDNATRNAGRSIDSLSKVYNRTRQTNITNELIEIISGAQAV
- the atpD gene encoding F0F1 ATP synthase subunit beta — its product is MSDTTTQTQAPAATKTNAVGRITEIKGPVVDVQFEGELPKILNALHVKLGDQTLVLEVAQEIGEHEVRCIAMDSTDGLVRGAEVADTGAQISVPVGPETLGRILNVIGEPIDEKGPIPTSRRAPIHRQAPAFEDQAAASEILMTGIKVVDLLCPYLKGGKIGLFGGAGVGKTVIIQELINNIAKAHGGVSVFAGVGERTREGNDLYYEMQDAGVIKLGENGSTEGSKVALVFGQMNEPPGARARVALTGLTLAEYFRDEENQDVLFFVDNIFRFTQAGSEVSALLGRIPSAVGYQPTLATEMGALQERITSTKKGSITSVQAVYVPADDLTDPAPAATFAHLDATTVLNRSIAEMGIYPAVDPLDSTSRALDPQIVGQEHYDVACEVQRILQTYKSLQDIIAILGMDELSEDDKLIVARARRIQRFLSQPFHVAEVFTGAPGKLVSVADTVRSFKAICAGEYDDLPEAAFYMVGSIEDVVAKAEKMRESV
- the rnd gene encoding ribonuclease D, producing the protein MARSATPAFPPARLISSTQELEAALAPFHNESFVTVDTEFMREQTYWPELCLVQIGAVHDVVLIDALAEGIDLTPLKNLFADTAVLKVFHAARQDLEIFLHLFDALPTPLFDTQVAAMVAGFGDQVGYDSLVGSLTGHMIDKSHRFTDWSVRPLSPAQLTYAAGDVTWLRLVYERLVKKLEQEKRLDWVAAEMAELEDPATFRPDPEKQWERLRARTNNRRMLAVLRAIAALREREAQRVNVPRQRLVKDESLLEIAATTPATTEALTRVRGVSRGLAEGRTGQALLQAIKQAQALPDSELPRSPRSKSKDTPRPSASLVALLKVLLTSCCEKHDVAPRLVASADDLDALALDPSQPHAVLAGWRRKVFGETAQALCEGKIALCVKSGRVVAIPQNTDVSSV